The genomic DNA CGGCTACTTTCTTGACTCCCCACCTTTCCTAGGATTTCCCACGCGCCGTTTCCCCTTCTTCTGTGAAACTGTGATAGTAAAGAAGACTTAACGCCAAGCACGTACAGGAACTAAAAGACGGCCTTTTGTTTTCAAGAGTTTGTCCgttgaatttttttccgagACATGAAGGATTTTTTGCGGTAAGAAAAGAATACCAAAGTTGCtgatttttaaaatagttttgtATAAACTCTTTCACCCTTATACCATGTAATAGCAGGATGTTTTGCCGCCATAACTTTGTCCACCTCTTAGGTATGTGGACAAAATTCCTTGCTGTTATCATCgaaatgaaacctttttggTAGCCTGGGAAAACAGACGTTTGttctcgctcatcgccgctgggGGAAGTTTCGTGAAaggtccccagcggcgaagagcgaggagaaacggctgctTTCGCACGCTACCTTTTTGGCAGAATTTTTGCATCATGTTATTTACCttttaggattttacaaaaagatatttggagtttttgaagaatttttcaTAATGGCCACTATGAGATTGTAAGGGTAACACTGAGTTGTTCATTTTTTGTAGATAGAGAGCGGTAGACCAACGAAACTCATAAGTCCAATATCAGTTTCGAAACCTTTTCATCTATTTTGTTACTGGCAAAATATTCGTCTGATACGTGTCGCACTTTATCCATAATATTCTGTTAATAAGCTTCCGCTTCAATATTTGCTTGTCGGTTTACCCAAACACACCAGCTCAAAACCTAGCGTGCAATGACTTTGACGTCGACCATTGCAGTATGTGTCAGTCAAAAACTTCTTATTGTCACATTATATACGACTGCAGAGATATTTCGCATTCATTTAGTTTTATCCCTGAGAAAAATTATCCTAAGTGATCATGATGACACGGCTACTTTTACTGTGGATTCTGTGTAGCATGTTGATCGCATTCTCCAGTTGCAGAAATTTGTGTTCAaggattttctttcaaaacatcaaCGAAGAAACCATGCCTTACAAAATCATTGAAGGTGTATACAACAAGGAGAATAACAACCACAACAACTTCCCGGTGTATCGGCAAGAAAACGGCAATCTACTGTTTTACTATTATGTTTCTAAGGAAGGCCTAAaagttttgatttttggacTTAATCTGAAACACTACTTTGGCGTCGCTGCTAATGTTTATAGAAATGTTGATCCTGTGTCTTGGTTGAACTCCGGGAGTTTGGATAGAAGTGATGTCTTTGGAGGATTGATATACAACTGGCGGTTCTACAACACGCTCGATAAAACCCATTACTATGTTGCAGTTAACAATTCGTCGCCTATAATTAAAGCTGTATGCGTGGATGAAGATTTCAGAGAATGTAACTCGGACAGACTTTACCTGAATGACAATTTCACCGATGGAAAGGGGAATGTTGTGAACGATCTCACTCGAGATTATTTCTTTCGCAAGCAAGGTGTCTTCCAGAACCTTCGCCCTGTGTATGAGCATAGTAGACAAAAGTGGTACCTTGAATACATAGACGGCCTCTGGATGATAACAGAGTATTTCCCGAGGCAATTAacagtttttaaagttttaatgaAGACCAAAGATTTCGCCCTTCGACCAGAGTACATCAGTAACACTTGGTCGGTCCGTTTCAATGGATGGGGCGATATGCCTAAATTTAGACTCTTATGTAGAGGGGTGAGATCGATGTCGAATACATGTCCATCGAAGCCATGTAATAGCAAAGCTTCATGCATCTACACTTCCGGTAACGAAACACTTTGTCTCTGTCCTTTCGGTTACACCGGTGTGACATGCTCTACCAACAAACAGTGCCCCACTCCCTACCCCTTAGCAGGAACAGAACTGAATTTTGCATACTTTGGGAAAAGGCCTGGCGATATCGGTTTTTCCTTCTGTAGTGGATCGTATCCTTCTGTAAGGTTTTCCCTTTGTAGGGACAGCAAATACAGTAATCTTTACTGGTTTAGAGTTGGGGGCGACTGTCATAGAGTGAATACTGGACGTACTTCTCCCCCCTGGTCATTTTGGAACCCAGGAAAAACCCAAAGTCCCCGGAAACCTCCCAAGGCTCGAGCTCGCCATAACTTTGATAACAATCCTAAAATCGTCTCCGTGGTTCTTACTTCCGTCGCGTTTCTGGAATTGCTCCTGCCATTTATCATCTACTGCTGCGCTGTGtgcaagaaaaaaagtaaagaagacAGAGAAGAACAAGAAGATCCGAGAAGGTTACAGGAAGTTGGCGGGGAATTAGAAAGAAGACTTGAGCAAGTTGCTAGGGCCGGAAGCCAAGAGGAACTCGACCGAGGTGTTCAAGATTACCAACGAACCGTCCAGGAATACCAACGTGAGAACCAAGACAAAGAACTGAACCGAAAACGAGGCTTCCACAAAAGTGAGGGTTTATGGCGAATCATTTCCATGcacttgtttttttccttttacttaTGGATCGTGTATCTGGTGGGCTGTGAAATTTCTCAATGTACTCAATACGGACGTATTTTCgtctacttaaaaacttttggAATTGTGATGCTGTGCATGTCGTCTGTTTACACTTTTATAGAAAGTATCTTCTGCCACGAGTGGGATTACTTAAGAAACATCATGCAGGACGAGACCGCATCGGGCTACATACAAAAAATGCATCAAGTCGCACCAAGGATTGGCATGGTCGTGGAGTGCTATCATTTCGAGACGCGCACGCGTGTCGTGTACTACACGAACGCATATAGCAACACGCAGTCCCGCACAGAAACTTATACCGTGAGGGTTGTGACATTCGTAGACCACGATGAATTCTCGTTCGGCTCGTGGGTTGATGTTTCCGAAAGAGAAATGCCATCACTGAGTACAGTGTCTCTTACTCGAGTAAGAATTGATCCTTATGTCTTGTTCGGTGATCATGAGACAGCAGATGATTACGAGAGACAAGCAGCAGCCATGATAGAAAGAAATCGTCACCGAGATGCTTTTACGGATTTCTCAGCAAGTAGAGAAATTCCTGGGCTGAAGAAGAGGATCTCTGCTTATGTGGATTTGAGGGTGAAGCCTTGGTGGATTCGACCTCTGTTCTTTTGGCTGGCCACGCTGTTGCAGATGACTTGGCCTTATCGCTGGCTGTTCAGAGCCAAGACAAGTAAAAGTTACTATGCCTTAAAGAAGAAGCTGTACAAGAGTACCACGCCCCCAAGAGAAGTAGACATTATGGATCCAATAGCAACGCTGACGAGTGGGGCAGCTTCCAATGATTCAGCCCTCCCGAACCAAATGTCTTATGAGATGACAGAGATCGTCAATCCAGGCATTGAAAACCCCGCCTTCCAACGCGACTGCGCACCTTATCCACCTGGCAATCCAACTTTGGGACCTGCTTACTCGGCCGCTGCCCAACCAAGTGCACCATCTGCAACATACGACACAGACACCCCACACCCTCCGCCTCCTGTGTATACTCCTTATCCCACCGGTGGAGCTTCGTATCCTACCCAACCACCCGGACCTGTCTACCCTCCTTATTCTGTGGTTCCGCAGACAGACGAGCCCCCGCCATCCTACGATGCTACTGTAGGATTCACTCCTGACACGGCCTCAAGCAAGTAACCAGAAAATAGCCTCTGGGACTTGAGGCTGCCGAGGAAATATTAGAGAAAAACTACTTAGTGTTACCCGGAAGCTTTAAAGAATTTTCGTTTTTCCCTTATGTAATTGAACGAAATGAAAATGGAACAGATAaccccggggggtactttaggaatttctgggtggggatgtaccgctgggaccctgggacccttaacctataccagagccacttcagctgaattttgcttctctatactagagtaaactccccaaatcccccctatcctagagtagctgttttccagaaactactgagggcactagcacagtctagccaaaacaaaaccttataccacaatccctagtctagataaaatcttcaaccaactgatcagtttcccgaaaactgataccctattctagacccaaacgctgtgatttatataccctatccttgAGTAAAcggcttgaaaaccatacccttcacagggGCACacacctatatagcccatatatggcagtacccctccccccccgggcAGATAAGCAGTTTGATTAAGAAATAAGAAAGGAACAGCGATGcaaacaacctcgttcccagggttctctctctttCAAGGACTCTGGGATGGAGGTTGCGATGGAAATCCGCCATTGTTTTAAAAGAGCTATTGCTTCTTTCACCAGGTCTTGTTAATACTAGGACAAGtaatacgaaaaaaaaacaaaacgtgTCGTACGAAAAGCCACTTAACATCAGGCTTTAGCATGTAATCAGCATGTAATGAGCCGAAAAATATCTTTATCTTCACTAAATATCTTTTAGTGATCCCTAAATATCAGTAGAGGACAACAATACTTAACAACTTGTTTCTGTGAAATAACTAAACGGAATGTCTTTCCTCTAGTCACCTGGCATAAAAGTTTTTTCAGGTTAGGTTATTTTGGTGGAAAGGATATAGAAACAGGTCGCCTTTGGCGCAAACAAAAACCCTGAACTGAGAGATCGAAAATTATATACAATATTATAAGGTTTTGCATTATCTTCTTTCAAATTAAGTAACTAGAAATTTTCTGTAATATCGTACCCGGACCGATCTTGTAACCAGAAATCAAGGAATATCATTGATTTTTAGTGTGTTACgtatttcaatattttaaaagttactaTATCACGGAttttaaaatgaacaaaaaataaactgaaaggTGATTGCTTTCAAAAcataatttcattttaaattatatatttttttgatttcaataaaaatttgtGCACAGAACACTCTCACCTCTCCAGCACTGAGAAGGGCTCCTTATCCCCGTCCACATCAGTGACGGATCCAgaggaggggcccggggggccttGGCCCCTTAgttattttttgaccaaactgAAGCCCGaaaggccgaaaaaaatttggggggacccctcccttatctcaaggtctggatccgacACTGCACATGCACATGCACGATGACCGCTGTATAGTGAATTGTCTGTGAGCAGGAGCCCATGCTGTGACTCTGTAAAACATACAGATGGGTTTGCTGGCTTATAAAAATATTCACCAATgtttagaataaaaaataagGGAAGTTTCCCTTATTCCTTATTGTCAATACAAATCGATATCAGAATCTAACTAAAACGCCAAATAactagaggatattacacggtggcgcgaagatatgaactTTATTTTCGAGGGGCAAAACagtattttacgaacgagcgcagcgagtgagtaaaatattgtttttgccacgagaaaataaaattcatatcttcaagccaccgggtaatgttctttttattatatagacaaaatgacatcgataaaataatagagggaaattaccaaaactacgtcatcgataaacgtGGAAAATAAACCATACGGGTCCCGGATGTACTCCTGTCTATATAGTAAAACGCCTTCTAAATGGCTTTAGAAGCCGAAAGACAGTGAAAAATAGAACACCACACATGTACAAGGAGAGTTATTTTATTcctatttttgtccaaaatggAATTTAAGAcgtagtttatttattttcatacattttcttatacaAAGCCCCGCAAACTCCCATAGAGTCTGGGCCACCTATGGGTACGAAGGCTAGTCACGACAGAACTGAAGAAAACATAGGAAAGAGAATTTCATTTTACATGTCGTTGCCATCAAAAGGCGTGAACCGAAAAACGAgtttcgtttcctttttctaaactGAGGGAAAAGTCATTAAGAATTGACTTATCAATTAACCGTAATTCGCCAACATTTGGCTATTTTAACCAATTTATAGAGGGAGAGAGCACAAGACAAATGTTAACGCTCTTAACGAGAAGCTCTTGAGTTCAATATCAGGTAAAAATTGATTCCATATATATGGGCAGTGAACATAAGGATTTGAATGAGTTTGGTTAAATTACCTGGCAAATATTGAAGCGGAATTAAAATAAACGTGTGATATGTATCGTACATCACAATATATCCTTTGTGTTTAGCCACTTCCGCTTCAATATTTGCCAGGTGGTTTAACTAAACTCATTCAAATCCTCATATACACTGACTGTCACACCGAATAAAAAAGTATGTGTCAGTCAATTTCTTCTTGTTGCGACATACTGTAGTCCTAATATagttttacagaaatattttcGCATTCATTTAGTTCAGTCTGCGCCCTGAGTAGATTATGGTAAGAGATCATGATGCAGATGATTGCACGACTACTTCTTTTACTGTGGATTTTGTGCAGCTTGTTGGTCGCATTCTCCAATTGCAGAACTTTGTGCTCAaggattttctttcaaaacatcaaTGAAAAAACCATGCCTTACAAAGTCATTGAAGGTGTATACACCAAGGAGAATTACAGTCACAACAACTTCCCTGTGTATCGGCGAGAAAACGGCAATCTGTTGTTTTACTATAGCAATATATCCACTGAAGACGAAAAACGTTTGATTTTTGGACTTAATCCAAGCGACTACTTTGGCGTCGCTGCTCATGTTTATAACGCTGTTGATCCTGTGTCGTGGCTGACTTCCGGGAGTTTGGATAGAAGTGATGTCTTTGGAGGATTAATAAGCTTTTGGCAGTTTTGGAACATAAGCAATAAAAGCGTTGGCTATGTTACAGTTAGTAGTTCGTCGCCTATGATTAAAGCTGTATGCGTGGATGAAGATTTCAGGGAATGTAACTCGGACAGACTTTACTTGAATGTTATGTTTACCGATGGAAAAGGAAATGTTGTAAACGATCACATTCGAGATTATTTTCTTCGCAAGCCAGGTGTCTTCCGTAACCTTCGTCCTTTGTATGAGCATAGCAGACAAAAGTGGTACCTTCAATACAACCCAGACGGCTTCTGGGTGGTAACTGAAAGGTACGCACCGAGTCGATTACTCGATAACGTTTTTATCAAGACTAAAGATTTCGCCCTGCGACCAGAGTACATCAGTAAGACTTGGTCAGTCCATGATAACAATGGATGGCGGGATATGCCTAATCTTAGACTCTTGTGTAGAGGAGTAAATTCGATGTTGAATACTTGTCCATCGAAGCCATGTGATAGCAAAGCTACCTGCATCTACACTTTCGGTAAGGAGACACTCTTTCTCTGCCCTTCCGGTTACACAGGCGTGACATGCTATACTAACAAGCCATGCCGCTCCAACATCATAGCTGGAACAGAGCtgaaatttgcatattttggaAATAGGCCTGGCGATCTCGGCTTATTTTTCTGCAGGGGAAGGTATCCTTCTGTAAGGTTTGCCCTCTGTGTGGATAGCAAATACAGCGCTAAGTGGAGTAGACAAGGGAGAGCCTGCCGTGGAGGGAATACTGGCAGCGATTCTTTTCCCTGGACACCCTGGTACAGAAAAACCACAGAGAGGTCCTCGTATCAAAGAACCGACACCACAGATCAACTTCCCACTGCACAAACTAGTCGTGTCGACTTTGCTGCCGACCCTGTAATCTTCCCCGTGGTCCTTTCTTCTTTCGTGCTTCTAAAATTGCTCGTGCCATTTATCATCTACTGCTGCGCCGTGTGTAAGAAAAAAAGTAAGGAAGGCCGCAGAGAAGAAAGGGAAGATGCGAGGAGGTTACAGGAAGATGACGGGGAATTAGGAACGAGACTGGAACAAGTTGTTAGGGCCGGGAGTCAAATGGAACTTGACAGTGGTATCCAGGATTACCAACCAACCGTCCAGGGACACCAACGCGAAAATGAAAACGGAAAACTGAGCCGCAAAAGAGGATTGTACAGAAATGCAAGTTTATGGCAAATCTTTTCCATGctcttgtttttttactttcaccTTTGGGTGCTGTATCTGGTGGGTTGTGAAATTTCCCAGTGTACTCAATACGGACGTAGTTTCGTCTACTTAAAAATCTATGGAATTGCAATGCTGTGGTTCTCGTCTGTGTATATTTTCATAGAGAGCATCTTCTCTCGTGAGTTGGATTACTTAAGAAACATTATGCAGGACGAGACCGCTTGGAACTACatacaaaaaatacatcaaCTCGAACCCAGAATTGACATGGTCGTGGAGTGCTATCATCCCACACGTGATGATTCGAAAGTTGTGACATTCGTGGACCACAAAGAATTCTCGTTCGGTTCGTGGGTTGATGCTTCTGAAAGAGAAATACCAACAGTGAGTACAGTGTGGCTTACTCGAGTAAGAATCGATCCTTATGTCTTGTTCGGTGTCCAGGAGACAGCAGATAGTTACGAGAGAGAAAGAGCGGCCATGATAAGTAGGAATCGTTTCCGAGATCTATTTACGGACTTCTCAGCGAGAAGAGAAATTCCTGGGCTGACAAACAGGTTTTCTGCTTATGAGGATTTGAGGGTGAAGCCTTGGTGGATTTGACCTCTGTTCTTTTGGCTGGCCACGCTGTTGCAGATGACTTGGCCTTATCGCTGGCTGTTTAGAGCAAAAACCGGTAAAAGTCATTACGCTCTAAAGAAGTGGATCTATAAGAGTACCACGCCCCAAAGGGAAGTAGACCTGTTGAATCCAATAACAATGCTGACCGATGGTGCAACTTCGACCACTGACTCCAGCGTCCTGGAAAACAGCCAAATATCTTATCCGATGGCAGAGATCGTTAATACAGGCAGAGGGAGCCCCGCCTACGAAAACGGTTGCCCACCGAATCCACCAGGCGATCCAACTGGGAACCCTCCTTTGCCGGTCGCACCCCAACGAAGCGCATCCCCTGCGACTTACGACACTGGCACCTCATTTCCACCTCCTGTGAATAATCCTTATCCCACAGGTGGAGCTGCGATTTCTACTCAGCCACCCGGACCTGTCTACCCTCCTTATTCTGTGGTACCGCAGCCAGACGAGCCCCCGCCATCTTATGGTCATGCTGCTGTAGGATTCACTCCTGACATTCCCCAAGCAAGTAACGAGATCATCCACCCTGGGACTTGAAGGTTGTCGAGAGAATATTAGAGAGAATATTAGAGAGAAATAAACGTATCTGTAGTACCCTGAATCTCTAGCAAGCTGAGTCGCCTTTGGTGCAAAGAAAAACCCTGAATTGAGGGAAAATTATATATAGTCTTGTGATTTGAAACTTTCTCTAATATCGTAaccagaaatattttgaatgtgttaagtatttcaatattaagTTTGCTATACTAggcattttaaaacaaaaaacgaaataAACAGAGATTCCAATCCTCCCCATTGGATCGGGAGTCTCCCGATTTGATGTCTTGCCTCCCGCTCTCCCGATTTTTACCAAATTCTCCCGATTTAttataaaattctgaaaactagGGAAAAATTGCTAATCTTTAGAATTTTTAGCGATCTGTCACTGTGAAACACTCATATTATACTTACTTTCTTCGcgaagagcattatggtatgttataaCTCAGGCCGGAATGATGTCAAAATTCAGGAAATGgcacggacggacggacggacggacggtcgttcgGTCGGTGGACGGTCACGTGTTTACcgaattttctcggatgggtagattacttcattttccgCCATGGtataacaggccagagccccgattttaagtactaggcgactttgaaagacgcGTGCCTCACATATTTGTGGCGGATTAGAATCCCGGCTTGGTCAGAggccctttgtttaaaacatggcgggatactcgcagctgtcaacataatgctttttaatCACATTCTGTCATAATTAGCAAAACCCGATCCATGTTttattgaaagtaattgtacaaatctggtaccagacaaaccgcttttaaaaaacaagaaaacaaaactagtttatggttatttctcattaatttcacttatcaaaacaaatatttacttttatcagttttcccgtttctttcaaaacatccttcatttctgggcgtttcactgtagtcaataAAAGACACGTTTTATCGGTCCTCTTTTACgcgggaatatcaaaatttccatctttAAAAACGCGATGAACCAAAGCTCGCAGGGTACCAAAGAGCCAAAGAAGCACGATGCAGTCTCGGTGTTTTGTGAGCACCCGTTAATAATATTAAACGCCAAAACTATTAAGTTTTGGTACAGCGAGAGGCAGCTAGTCTCTGTACCCAAAGGTTAGTGCATGGATAGGctatcgaaagaaaataaaagggttGCTTGCCCAATGGATAGCAGGCCTAACTACGCAAATAAATGTCTCATTGCATCCTTGTCTGCGAGGTTAGTACAAAATTTACACTCtagaatacattacacaactcAATCAGCAACACTTTGCAAGTAGAATTAGCGATCGTGTgggcaatttatatttctaagggacGTCCGTCGCACAAAGGCTTAACGCGCGGGGGTTTTTAGTCAATGACTGACATAAGAGTTTCCTCACAATCGACCCAGTTAGAGTGCGATAATGTGCGCGTGAACTTTGCCTACAACTGGCAATAAGCTGAATAAACCGGAAGCTGAAGACCATGAATAAGTTACTAAATTACATTgctcaggttttttttcttttttttcaagtaccggAGGGGTTTTTCGCGCATTCTGTTGCGTAGTTTGGCAGTGATATACCGAGCATCAGACAGGTAACGCGCCGAAGCCACCATTTCACTCTTCTTTTACCAAACAGTTTTCCTACAATCGTCTTAGTACTGGTCCCGTTGCCGAAACCTTGCTCGAGCAAGATACGGTAATCGAGAGTCGAGAATCGATATTGTACTCGGGACAAGAAAAGGTCGCCGTCCAAGGAACAACTGATGCAATGCAAGAGCTTCAAGCTGCTGAGAAACCCCAATTCTGGATTACAAGCAGTGAAGGAACTCCTGAGAAGCGTCCAAATTATAAAGGAACTTTGGAGGCCAGTCAGCCACGGTGATTGTCGCACCACGCATAAAgcagaataaatttgttagcctggtcttgtctttgccacaaatcacgtaaaactataaagaaggtACCACTATGaactctggaaaatgaaaattcaatattactatggttgacgactgacagtttaaaagagagacaaccttcacctcagaatcttgggcgcgccgcctgtaagctctgagggagagggaagccccatagtTTGGCCTattccaaaaacaaatgacactacaaaaataacctacaattataatttcaaaagggagactaccatcacctcagaatcttgggcgcgccgcctgtaagctttgagggagagggaagccccataatttggcctatttcagaaacaaatgaaaatacaaaaataacctacaataataatttcgATAAATGATccacattttaaaagagagactaccttcacctcagaaacttgggcgcgccgcctgtaagctctgagggagagggtagccccataattaatttggcctatttcaaaaataaatgacactacaaaaattgcctacaataataatttggataaatgaccgacattttaaaagagagactaccatcacctcagaatcttgggtgcgccgcctgtaagctctgagggagagggtagccccataatttggcctatttcgaaacaaatgacagtacaaagaggacctacaataataatttggataatgaccgacatttcaaaagagagactaccatcacctcagaatcttgggcgcgccgcctgtaagccctgagggagagggaagccccataatttggcctatttcaaaaataaatgacactacaaaaataacctacaataataatttggataaatgatcgacattttaaaagagagactaccttcacctcagaaacttgggcgcgccgcctgtaagctctgagggagagggtagctagccccataattaatttggcctatttcaaacataaatgacactacaaaaattgcctacaataataatttggataaatgaccgacattttaaaagagagactatcatcacctcagaatcttgggcgcgccgcctgtaagctctgagggagagggtagccctataatttggcctattaagtaaaaaacaagtaacAATACAAAGGTAACCTGTAATAACAATTTTTGGATTATGATTGACATTTCAAGGAGGCTAAAATGACTGATATAGAAACCATACTGTATCTGTGACGTTGATTATACAGATCGCCCAAGCGAACACGAAGATGTTGAAGTGGAAGCTAGAATGTCTGGAGTAATCCAGCGTCTTGGTCTCCTGCCAGCGaataagattttggcgggatttcgacagtgcttggcgggctttttggAGAGTGATTTGTCACCGGAGGAACATCGACGCTTTTATCGtcttaagccagagaaaaaagacttgaatccttCGCCGTTTGATCAAAACGATCGTCCATTGAATCAGAtaatcggtcttgctgttcctcaAGGAGATGTGAAGTAGAGCTCGAGCTCTCGCATTCGTTTACACCGGCGACTATAAAATGTGCATTGTTGACGGCTTTTCTCAAACgttcaaatagagaagatttaaaaatttctttggt from Porites lutea chromosome 6, jaPorLute2.1, whole genome shotgun sequence includes the following:
- the LOC140940810 gene encoding uncharacterized protein → MLIAFSSCRNLCSRIFFQNINEETMPYKIIEGVYNKENNNHNNFPVYRQENGNLLFYYYVSKEGLKVLIFGLNLKHYFGVAANVYRNVDPVSWLNSGSLDRSDVFGGLIYNWRFYNTLDKTHYYVAVNNSSPIIKAVCVDEDFRECNSDRLYLNDNFTDGKGNVVNDLTRDYFFRKQGVFQNLRPVYEHSRQKWYLEYIDGLWMITEYFPRQLTVFKVLMKTKDFALRPEYISNTWSVRFNGWGDMPKFRLLCRGVRSMSNTCPSKPCNSKASCIYTSGNETLCLCPFGYTGVTCSTNKQCPTPYPLAGTELNFAYFGKRPGDIGFSFCSGSYPSVRFSLCRDSKYSNLYWFRVGGDCHRVNTGRTSPPWSFWNPGKTQSPRKPPKARARHNFDNNPKIVSVVLTSVAFLELLLPFIIYCCAVCKKKSKEDREEQEDPRRLQEVGGELERRLEQVARAGSQEELDRGVQDYQRTVQEYQRENQDKELNRKRGFHKSEGLWRIISMHLFFSFYLWIVYLVGCEISQCTQYGRIFVYLKTFGIVMLCMSSVYTFIESIFCHEWDYLRNIMQDETASGYIQKMHQVAPRIGMVVECYHFETRTRVVYYTNAYSNTQSRTETYTVRVVTFVDHDEFSFGSWVDVSEREMPSLSTVSLTRVRIDPYVLFGDHETADDYERQAAAMIERNRHRDAFTDFSASREIPGLKKRISAYVDLRVKPWWIRPLFFWLATLLQMTWPYRWLFRAKTSKSYYALKKKLYKSTTPPREVDIMDPIATLTSGAASNDSALPNQMSYEMTEIVNPGIENPAFQRDCAPYPPGNPTLGPAYSAAAQPSAPSATYDTDTPHPPPPVYTPYPTGGASYPTQPPGPVYPPYSVVPQTDEPPPSYDATVGFTPDTASSK